The following coding sequences lie in one Candidatus Nitrospira allomarina genomic window:
- a CDS encoding tetratricopeptide repeat protein, whose product MASSASRLGEIFLHRGDLSKARECYEQATAEARQLGLPKALSDALGNLGNVSALLGQYEQAEACYREVLEIQRTLQEGQAIGETLVNLGSLKADRGEPETAHAFYLEAIDYLAPLGHDRALGILYSNLALQELKLHRSEPAIQAFHTALDYHRKVGNEDGLATTYGQLGKTFFHLGNLTRAEACLNNATEHFIKLGHGTGEAGALRLLADVYIERNDHISALRCLERVVQIDRTYRLPQFEDDRQRLAWLRRP is encoded by the coding sequence ATGGCCAGCTCTGCTTCTCGTCTCGGCGAAATTTTCCTTCATCGTGGCGATCTGTCAAAAGCGCGTGAGTGCTATGAACAGGCTACCGCAGAGGCAAGACAGCTGGGATTACCCAAGGCCTTGTCAGATGCTTTGGGCAATCTGGGAAATGTCAGCGCCTTGTTAGGACAGTATGAACAAGCCGAGGCCTGTTATCGAGAAGTCCTGGAAATTCAACGAACCTTGCAAGAAGGGCAGGCCATCGGGGAAACCCTTGTGAATTTAGGAAGTCTCAAAGCCGACAGGGGTGAACCGGAAACGGCTCACGCGTTCTATTTGGAAGCTATAGATTATTTGGCCCCGTTAGGCCATGACCGGGCTTTGGGGATTTTATACAGCAATCTGGCCCTGCAAGAATTAAAGTTACATCGGTCCGAACCTGCCATTCAAGCCTTTCACACGGCTTTAGACTATCACCGCAAAGTCGGAAATGAAGACGGCCTGGCTACCACCTATGGGCAACTTGGAAAAACATTTTTTCATCTGGGCAATCTTACACGGGCCGAGGCCTGTCTCAATAATGCGACTGAACATTTCATCAAACTGGGACATGGTACGGGAGAGGCAGGAGCCTTGCGTCTACTGGCTGACGTCTATATCGAGCGAAATGATCATATCTCGGCGCTTCGCTGTTTGGAGCGTGTCGTGCAAATCGATCGAACCTATCGGCTCCCACAATTTGAGGATGATCGCCAACGATTAGCCTGGTTGCGTAGGCCCTAA
- a CDS encoding HU family DNA-binding protein encodes MGKAMTKSQIADHLAKKADVTKKIATQILDDFAALAYKEAKNAFVVPGIGKLVLAHRKARMGRNPQTGAAIKIPAKRVVKFRVAKAAKDAILGVKK; translated from the coding sequence ATGGGAAAGGCCATGACAAAATCGCAGATTGCCGATCACCTGGCTAAAAAAGCGGATGTTACCAAGAAGATTGCCACGCAAATTCTTGATGATTTTGCCGCGTTGGCTTACAAGGAAGCCAAAAATGCGTTTGTGGTACCTGGAATTGGCAAGTTGGTCCTTGCACACCGAAAAGCCAGAATGGGCAGAAATCCCCAAACTGGAGCTGCGATTAAAATCCCAGCCAAACGTGTCGTGAAGTTCCGCGTAGCCAAGGCGGCTAAAGATGCGATCTTGGGGGTTAAAAAATAA
- a CDS encoding metal-dependent hydrolase family protein: protein MIVLSNIHKLYDGTSATARSIHERVDVWIDDGTIQAVTPHNPARPQGSDVHRIDCATYTVTPGLIDCHGHVTLWGVGNAELDRMNSPEAPFWAERILYRTLVQGGVTTLRDVGGATSVLKRLVDQGVVLGPRLKLAICMLSTTGGHADFRGPDRCCGELSRLWPAGPGRPSSIVDGPWECRKRVREIAACGGDLVKICASPGVVSPTDHLEHRDFTLEEMEAICDEAAGRGMYVAAHAHSRNGIKLAIQAGVKDIQHISFMNEDLAELAYAKGCVVTPTAWVGQKLAQSEGFNAFIRAKVQQVAESHAQAVKTAQASGLKLLAGTDPVLPDMHGRNYMELVALIAEGIPPLAAWFGATGLAADQLGQTDTGTLLEGKRADILVCREDVVEDPSRFENGALLEVLKDGWAYRNGLPGMRQRTFPHCVDLALGSSSS, encoded by the coding sequence ATGATTGTTCTCTCAAATATACACAAACTCTATGATGGGACGTCGGCCACAGCCAGGTCTATTCACGAACGAGTTGATGTGTGGATAGATGATGGAACCATCCAGGCCGTTACTCCTCATAACCCCGCTCGTCCTCAGGGATCTGATGTTCATCGGATCGACTGCGCAACCTATACCGTCACCCCAGGACTTATCGACTGTCATGGGCATGTGACACTTTGGGGAGTGGGAAATGCTGAACTGGACCGAATGAATTCACCGGAGGCCCCGTTTTGGGCTGAACGTATCTTATATCGCACCTTAGTTCAGGGAGGCGTGACGACCCTGCGGGATGTGGGTGGAGCCACCTCTGTTCTGAAACGACTGGTGGATCAGGGGGTGGTGTTAGGTCCACGTCTCAAGTTGGCCATATGCATGCTCTCCACTACCGGAGGGCATGCGGATTTTCGAGGGCCGGATCGGTGCTGCGGGGAGCTTTCCCGTTTGTGGCCTGCTGGCCCCGGTCGTCCTTCTAGTATCGTCGATGGGCCGTGGGAATGCCGAAAGCGGGTAAGAGAGATTGCGGCCTGCGGGGGCGATCTTGTGAAAATTTGTGCCAGCCCGGGTGTAGTGTCTCCTACCGACCATCTGGAGCATCGGGATTTTACTCTTGAAGAAATGGAAGCGATCTGTGACGAAGCGGCTGGGCGGGGGATGTATGTGGCCGCCCATGCCCATAGTCGAAATGGCATCAAGTTGGCCATTCAGGCTGGAGTTAAGGATATCCAACACATTTCATTTATGAATGAGGACCTGGCCGAATTGGCCTATGCGAAGGGGTGTGTGGTGACTCCGACTGCATGGGTGGGGCAAAAATTGGCTCAGTCAGAGGGGTTCAATGCCTTCATTCGCGCCAAAGTTCAACAGGTGGCAGAGAGCCATGCTCAGGCAGTCAAAACTGCGCAAGCTAGCGGGCTCAAACTGTTGGCTGGCACTGATCCGGTATTACCCGATATGCATGGCCGGAATTACATGGAGTTGGTGGCATTGATCGCAGAGGGCATACCGCCTCTGGCAGCATGGTTCGGAGCGACGGGGTTGGCGGCAGATCAACTTGGACAAACCGATACAGGAACACTATTGGAGGGCAAACGCGCCGATATCCTGGTCTGCAGGGAAGATGTGGTTGAGGACCCGTCGCGATTTGAAAACGGAGCCCTTTTGGAGGTGTTGAAAGATGGCTGGGCCTATCGCAATGGACTTCCGGGGATGAGGCAACGGACCTTTCCGCATTGCGTGGACTTGGCCCTCGGATCAAGCTCTTCGTGA
- the gcvP gene encoding aminomethyl-transferring glycine dehydrogenase — protein MTTFAHRHIGSNESQIQEMLGALGLSSLNALMQATVPQEIRLARSLDLPPAQSEEAVLAELRHLSARNQVYRSFLGMGYYDCLTPPVIGRNILENPAWYTQYTPYQAEIAQGRLEALLNFQTMVADLTALPLANASLLDEATAAAEAMSMCQALSTLQGRTFFVAEDCHPQIIGVLQTRAKPLNISITIGNPDTLHFSNDETFFGILLSYPSTDGTLRSYEALVRKAHEAGALVVVSTDLLALTLLVPPGEWGADIAVGSSQRFGVPLGYGGPHAAFLATKEAFKRHIPGRMVGVSKDAHGQTAYRLALQTREQHIRRDRATSNICTAQVLLANMAGMYAVYHGPEGLKNIATKVHHLTALTAEGLRRLGCQLDSTAFFDTLRVRCPHLSPAQIIKNSQQSFINLRQYPDGSFGIALDEATTITDVSQLLTLFTDNTSLPFSLHDLAEQLGSSIPNTFQRHSPFLTHPVFHDYHSEHELLRYMYRLQSKDLSLVHSMIPLGSCTMKLNATAEMVPVTWPEFSRIHPFAPSEQAQGYQLLFRQLEAWLAEITGFEAVSLQPNAGSQGEYTGLMVIRAYQEEQGQKRRNICLIPVSAHGTNPASAVIAGLKVVPVACDNHGNIDIQDLEAKSAQYHDTLSCLMVTYPSTHGVFEEGIRKVCEIVHTHGGQVYLDGANMNAMVGLVHPGAFGADVCHLNLHKTFCIPHGGGGPGMGPIAVASHLAPFLPGHPLVQVGGPKGIGPIAAAPYGSPNILPISWVFIKLMGGEGLTKASQVAILNANYMANKLDKHYSMLFAGKNGMAAHEFILDLRPFKKSADIEVEDVAKRLMDFGFHAPTISWPVPGTMMIEPTESESKAELDRYCDALILIRQEIAEIEAGRLPRDNNPLKHAPHTIEILTQSEWPHPYSRETAAFPAPWLRQHKFWPSVSRIDNVYGDRNLVCTCPPMDTYSS, from the coding sequence ATGACCACGTTCGCCCACCGGCATATTGGAAGCAATGAGAGCCAAATTCAAGAAATGTTAGGAGCGCTGGGGCTCTCTTCACTCAATGCCCTTATGCAAGCCACGGTTCCGCAGGAAATTCGCCTCGCCCGATCCTTGGATTTGCCCCCGGCACAATCGGAAGAAGCGGTGCTTGCTGAACTCCGCCACCTCAGCGCACGCAATCAAGTCTATCGATCATTTCTCGGCATGGGTTATTACGATTGTCTGACCCCACCGGTGATTGGACGGAACATTCTGGAAAATCCCGCCTGGTATACCCAATATACGCCCTATCAAGCGGAAATTGCCCAGGGACGATTAGAGGCGTTACTCAATTTTCAAACCATGGTCGCCGATCTGACTGCGCTTCCCCTGGCTAATGCCTCACTGCTAGACGAAGCCACGGCAGCGGCGGAAGCCATGAGCATGTGTCAGGCACTCAGCACCCTGCAGGGACGTACCTTTTTCGTCGCGGAGGATTGTCACCCGCAAATCATTGGCGTCCTACAGACTCGGGCCAAGCCATTGAATATCTCAATTACCATAGGGAATCCGGATACATTACATTTTTCAAACGATGAGACCTTCTTCGGCATTCTCCTCTCCTATCCGTCCACTGACGGCACGCTCCGCTCCTATGAAGCCCTGGTCCGGAAGGCACATGAAGCGGGGGCACTCGTCGTGGTCAGTACGGATCTCCTCGCCCTAACCCTCTTAGTGCCACCCGGAGAATGGGGAGCGGATATTGCGGTGGGGTCATCGCAACGATTTGGGGTCCCGCTGGGCTATGGCGGTCCCCACGCGGCATTTCTGGCCACAAAAGAGGCCTTCAAACGACACATTCCAGGCAGGATGGTGGGAGTATCCAAAGACGCTCACGGCCAAACGGCATACCGCCTGGCCCTCCAAACCCGAGAGCAACATATCCGGCGCGATCGAGCCACGAGTAACATTTGTACCGCACAGGTGCTGCTGGCAAATATGGCCGGCATGTATGCGGTCTACCATGGCCCGGAAGGATTAAAAAACATCGCCACCAAAGTTCATCACCTTACGGCGCTCACAGCCGAGGGACTTCGTCGCTTGGGATGTCAACTCGACTCCACTGCCTTCTTTGATACCCTCCGGGTTCGGTGCCCGCACCTGAGCCCGGCCCAAATCATTAAGAATAGTCAGCAGAGTTTCATCAATCTTCGACAATATCCAGACGGGTCCTTTGGCATCGCGTTGGACGAAGCGACCACCATCACAGACGTGAGTCAGCTCTTGACCCTTTTCACCGACAATACATCACTTCCCTTCTCCTTACACGATCTGGCGGAACAACTCGGTTCCTCCATCCCAAACACCTTTCAGCGACATTCTCCTTTCCTCACACATCCTGTTTTTCACGACTATCATTCCGAGCACGAATTGCTCAGGTATATGTATCGGCTCCAATCGAAGGACCTCTCCCTCGTCCATTCCATGATTCCCTTGGGATCATGCACCATGAAGCTCAATGCGACGGCGGAGATGGTTCCCGTGACATGGCCGGAATTCAGTCGGATTCACCCCTTTGCCCCCAGTGAGCAGGCGCAAGGATATCAGTTGTTGTTTCGGCAATTGGAGGCATGGCTCGCCGAAATCACCGGATTTGAGGCTGTTTCACTTCAACCCAACGCCGGCTCTCAAGGAGAATATACCGGATTGATGGTTATTCGGGCCTACCAAGAGGAGCAAGGGCAGAAAAGACGGAATATCTGTCTTATTCCGGTATCCGCGCACGGGACCAACCCGGCGAGTGCGGTCATCGCCGGATTGAAGGTCGTTCCTGTCGCCTGTGATAACCATGGAAACATCGACATTCAGGATTTAGAAGCCAAGTCAGCACAATACCATGACACCCTCTCCTGTTTAATGGTGACATACCCATCTACCCATGGCGTATTCGAAGAAGGCATTCGCAAGGTCTGTGAAATCGTGCACACACATGGAGGCCAAGTCTATTTGGATGGCGCCAATATGAATGCCATGGTTGGCTTGGTGCATCCAGGTGCATTCGGGGCCGATGTGTGCCATCTCAACCTGCACAAAACCTTTTGTATCCCCCACGGTGGCGGGGGCCCAGGGATGGGCCCCATTGCCGTCGCCTCTCACTTGGCCCCCTTTCTACCAGGTCATCCCTTGGTACAGGTAGGAGGACCAAAAGGTATCGGGCCCATCGCCGCTGCCCCGTATGGCAGCCCGAATATTCTTCCTATCTCTTGGGTCTTCATTAAGCTCATGGGCGGAGAGGGACTCACAAAAGCCTCTCAAGTGGCCATCCTCAATGCCAACTATATGGCCAACAAATTAGATAAACATTATTCGATGCTCTTTGCGGGTAAAAACGGTATGGCGGCCCACGAATTTATTTTAGATCTTCGTCCTTTCAAAAAATCAGCGGACATCGAAGTGGAAGATGTGGCCAAACGGCTCATGGATTTCGGATTCCATGCTCCCACGATTTCATGGCCCGTCCCCGGCACCATGATGATCGAGCCAACCGAAAGTGAATCCAAGGCGGAATTAGACCGATATTGCGATGCGCTCATTCTGATCCGCCAGGAAATTGCCGAAATTGAAGCAGGTCGCCTCCCTCGCGACAATAATCCTTTAAAACATGCGCCTCATACCATTGAGATCCTCACGCAATCTGAATGGCCGCATCCCTATTCCCGTGAAACTGCGGCATTTCCAGCTCCCTGGTTACGGCAGCATAAATTTTGGCCATCCGTCTCCAGGATCGATAATGTCTATGGAGATCGGAATTTGGTCTGTACCTGTCCACCCATGGACACCTATTCATCCTAG
- a CDS encoding dicarboxylate/amino acid:cation symporter — protein sequence MKASSPHHLLIAMLSGIVVGILLGGLAPSIGLSLAFIGDLFLQALFALVVPLVMSSMIVGIASLGDVRQLGSIGLRTILFFMTTTGLAVLVGLILVIVIHPGTPNEQASPDTPALQTTNLSERMEDKPTTLGDLFKSILTSLVPKNLFAAMAETQILPLIVFALVFGGVLTTIGERGTLVIRVFEGINEAMMAIVHLLMWVAPVGIGALLAGRLGEAGGFTGFLPQLVSLGTYVGTVLLALAIHGLVMLPLSLRFIGQRSVPAYAKAMSTPLMTAFSTSSSSATLPLTMEGLIEEAKVSRRVVSFVVPLGATINMNGTALYEAVAAMFIAQTYGIEMGLGETIVVLLTATLSAIGAAGIPEAGLVTMVIVLKAVDLPIEGISLILVVDWFLDRCRTTVNVWGDAVGAAVIDRWESANKT from the coding sequence ATGAAAGCCTCCAGCCCGCATCATCTGCTCATTGCCATGCTTTCGGGCATTGTCGTCGGCATTCTCCTGGGTGGGCTTGCACCATCCATCGGATTGAGCCTCGCATTTATCGGTGACCTGTTTTTACAAGCCTTGTTCGCGCTCGTCGTCCCCTTGGTTATGAGCTCAATGATTGTCGGCATTGCCAGTTTGGGGGACGTGCGGCAACTCGGATCTATCGGCCTTCGCACCATCCTATTTTTCATGACGACGACTGGACTGGCTGTGTTGGTCGGCTTGATCTTGGTCATCGTCATTCACCCTGGAACCCCGAACGAACAAGCCAGCCCTGATACACCAGCGTTACAGACCACAAACCTGTCAGAACGAATGGAAGACAAACCCACCACCCTAGGTGATTTGTTTAAATCCATCCTTACGAGTTTAGTCCCCAAAAATTTATTTGCGGCCATGGCCGAAACACAAATCTTGCCGTTGATCGTCTTTGCCTTGGTCTTTGGTGGAGTCCTCACCACCATAGGCGAAAGAGGCACGTTGGTCATTCGAGTCTTTGAAGGCATCAACGAGGCTATGATGGCCATCGTCCACCTACTCATGTGGGTCGCCCCGGTAGGCATTGGCGCCTTGTTAGCCGGACGGTTAGGCGAAGCCGGGGGGTTCACAGGATTTTTGCCCCAGTTGGTGAGCTTAGGAACCTATGTAGGTACCGTGCTCCTTGCCTTAGCCATTCATGGCTTAGTCATGCTTCCTTTATCTTTACGATTTATCGGTCAACGTTCCGTCCCAGCTTATGCCAAAGCCATGAGTACCCCACTGATGACCGCCTTCTCAACCAGCTCCAGTTCGGCCACCCTCCCCCTCACGATGGAAGGCCTGATTGAAGAAGCAAAGGTTTCTCGACGGGTCGTGAGTTTCGTGGTCCCCTTAGGAGCCACCATCAATATGAATGGAACCGCGCTCTATGAAGCCGTGGCGGCGATGTTTATTGCCCAAACCTATGGGATTGAAATGGGGTTAGGCGAAACCATTGTGGTCTTGCTCACCGCCACCCTCTCTGCAATAGGCGCTGCAGGTATTCCGGAGGCTGGGCTCGTCACAATGGTCATTGTGCTCAAAGCCGTGGACCTGCCAATTGAAGGTATTTCCCTAATCTTGGTGGTGGATTGGTTTTTAGATCGTTGCAGGACCACCGTCAACGTCTGGGGCGACGCAGTCGGCGCGGCGGTGATTGATCGGTGGGAATCTGCTAACAAGACATAA
- a CDS encoding tellurite resistance TerB family protein: MVDKSFILELGKLLIGAAWADGKLSSTEVNGLKELLFQLPEISGEEWMELELYMVSPVSEEERQRLLHRVLGRMGSAEDKALAVTTIGKLLTSETSGGDQQTEVVQQLKADLEEGSSGFLEHLRRPFRQILNLRGQRYTDEHDRESRLEDFIKNTIYFQVTMELRDRGITFDLPDAEIRKLCLAAGLMARVAGVDHVVDSVETTAMSAVLKRHWALTDEQAQLVAEISHHRIFRGLDSVRLVKRFKELTTRTERKEFLHCLFEVANAADQTSFEEIEEIRIIAKGMDLSHQDFLDAKLAIPREDRKGL; encoded by the coding sequence ATGGTCGATAAAAGCTTTATTCTTGAACTTGGTAAACTTTTGATCGGTGCCGCATGGGCTGACGGGAAGCTGTCGTCCACCGAAGTGAACGGGTTAAAAGAACTCTTGTTTCAATTGCCGGAGATTTCCGGAGAGGAATGGATGGAATTAGAGCTGTATATGGTTTCGCCGGTGAGCGAGGAAGAACGGCAACGTCTTTTACATCGTGTGCTAGGACGTATGGGATCAGCAGAGGATAAAGCCCTGGCTGTAACGACGATTGGAAAGCTTCTGACCTCAGAAACCTCAGGTGGAGATCAACAGACAGAAGTGGTCCAACAACTTAAAGCCGATCTTGAGGAGGGGAGTAGCGGATTTTTAGAACATCTTCGACGACCATTTCGGCAAATACTGAATCTGCGGGGGCAGCGTTATACCGACGAGCATGATCGTGAAAGTCGATTGGAAGATTTCATTAAAAACACCATTTATTTCCAGGTCACTATGGAATTACGAGATCGGGGCATCACCTTTGATCTCCCTGATGCCGAGATTCGCAAGCTGTGCCTTGCGGCAGGATTGATGGCACGAGTAGCCGGCGTTGATCATGTGGTGGATTCAGTAGAAACCACGGCCATGAGTGCCGTACTTAAACGTCACTGGGCATTAACAGACGAACAGGCACAACTGGTGGCGGAAATCAGTCATCACCGGATTTTTCGAGGGTTGGATAGCGTACGATTGGTGAAACGTTTTAAGGAATTAACGACGAGGACTGAGCGGAAAGAATTTCTCCATTGTTTATTTGAAGTGGCCAATGCGGCCGATCAGACCTCGTTTGAGGAAATTGAGGAAATTCGAATTATTGCGAAAGGCATGGATCTTAGTCACCAGGATTTTCTAGATGCCAAGTTGGCTATTCCACGAGAAGATCGCAAGGGCCTCTAG
- a CDS encoding CBS domain-containing protein, producing the protein MTTRVVTVEMDDSLEVVKDIFKKVPFHHLLVVDNDRLVGIISDRDMLKAVSPFVGTMSETTRDRATLNKRVHQIMSHHPVTVRSSCSLQEAAELMLARGVSCLPITTVGGEVLGIVTWKDVLRAILDSLGFIGDS; encoded by the coding sequence ATGACGACCAGGGTTGTGACCGTTGAGATGGATGATTCACTTGAGGTGGTCAAGGATATTTTCAAGAAAGTCCCATTTCATCATCTACTCGTCGTGGACAATGACAGACTAGTGGGCATTATTTCCGACCGGGATATGTTGAAAGCCGTCAGTCCGTTTGTCGGAACGATGTCGGAAACCACCCGTGATCGGGCGACCCTCAATAAACGTGTCCATCAAATTATGTCGCATCATCCGGTGACGGTTCGTTCATCCTGCTCTTTGCAGGAAGCGGCCGAACTGATGTTAGCCCGAGGGGTCTCTTGCCTCCCCATCACGACTGTTGGTGGTGAGGTTCTGGGGATTGTCACGTGGAAAGATGTGTTGAGAGCAATTCTGGATTCCCTTGGTTTCATTGGTGATTCATAA
- a CDS encoding response regulator — protein sequence MKATILLLDDDPGLCSALRDRLVMEGYDVRTASDGRLGLRLYHESPVDLVITDVLMPEMDGLEVIRVLAGTPSPPLMIAMSGGESRDLGFLVEAAEFGATRTLSKPFLPNDLLSLVKELLSTLPHSST from the coding sequence GTGAAAGCGACAATTTTACTCTTAGACGATGACCCCGGATTATGTTCAGCATTGCGAGATCGGTTGGTGATGGAGGGCTATGATGTTCGGACTGCCTCCGATGGCCGACTGGGATTAAGGCTCTATCATGAGAGTCCCGTTGATCTGGTCATAACGGATGTGCTCATGCCCGAAATGGATGGTCTGGAAGTGATACGTGTACTTGCTGGGACGCCTTCTCCTCCATTAATGATTGCCATGTCGGGAGGTGAGAGCCGTGATTTGGGATTTTTGGTGGAGGCGGCTGAGTTTGGTGCAACCCGCACACTCTCTAAACCCTTTCTCCCGAATGATCTGCTGAGCCTTGTGAAAGAACTGCTGAGTACCCTGCCCCATTCATCGACATGA
- a CDS encoding response regulator, whose amino-acid sequence MKKPILLIEDDRPYRQAMRLYLESHGFTAKEAEDGREALVLLDGGLDVDIIISDYHMPVINGLDFLKALSYRVKGQDVRVILVSGNMTKEIEKEAKQAGAFALLSKPFDFQELLTLVSRAGKQ is encoded by the coding sequence ATGAAAAAACCAATTCTATTAATTGAAGACGACCGGCCTTACAGGCAGGCCATGCGTCTGTATTTGGAGAGTCACGGCTTTACAGCTAAGGAAGCCGAGGATGGTCGGGAGGCCCTGGTCTTGTTGGATGGAGGCCTTGATGTGGATATCATCATATCAGATTATCATATGCCCGTTATCAATGGGCTCGATTTTCTCAAAGCCTTGTCCTACCGGGTGAAGGGACAGGATGTGCGAGTCATACTCGTGAGTGGTAATATGACAAAGGAAATTGAAAAGGAAGCAAAGCAAGCAGGGGCTTTTGCTCTTCTGTCAAAACCGTTCGATTTTCAGGAGCTTCTGACGTTGGTGTCCCGGGCAGGCAAACAATAG
- a CDS encoding 2OG-Fe(II) oxygenase, whose amino-acid sequence MKVKFSQFHSDQFSFSEDPVLILEDFWSQEERKVVREAMAQSKWIALADMPPVAQAFPNCGNWQKSDIGPSDATHFIQRVGMSCIAAYVESFPNIKKRHVNFNYYSYGAGDCLPTHDDTDDLYSYAEGRRPPTRRLALVTYFHEEWHPDWGGELILYGPPTNSKKNTSLQVTHCIPPLPGSLVIFVVPRQHRVCRVDVLAGNHKRLSIAGWFMTEH is encoded by the coding sequence ATGAAAGTCAAATTTTCTCAATTTCATTCTGACCAATTTTCGTTTTCCGAAGATCCGGTGTTGATCCTGGAAGATTTTTGGAGTCAGGAAGAACGGAAGGTTGTTCGGGAAGCCATGGCACAATCAAAATGGATTGCCCTGGCCGATATGCCACCAGTGGCTCAAGCCTTTCCCAATTGCGGAAATTGGCAGAAATCAGACATTGGCCCTTCTGATGCTACTCACTTCATCCAACGGGTCGGAATGTCCTGCATTGCCGCCTATGTTGAATCCTTCCCAAACATCAAAAAGCGGCATGTTAATTTTAACTATTATTCGTATGGCGCGGGTGACTGTCTCCCCACCCATGACGATACCGACGACCTCTATTCCTATGCCGAGGGCCGTCGACCGCCAACTCGGCGTCTCGCCTTGGTCACCTATTTCCACGAGGAGTGGCATCCGGACTGGGGAGGGGAACTTATCTTGTATGGTCCTCCCACGAACTCTAAAAAGAATACGTCATTACAGGTGACACATTGCATCCCTCCATTGCCGGGATCTCTGGTCATTTTCGTCGTGCCTCGCCAACATCGGGTCTGCCGGGTGGACGTTCTTGCCGGAAACCATAAACGCCTTTCTATCGCCGGATGGTTCATGACAGAACATTGA
- a CDS encoding 2OG-Fe(II) oxygenase, which translates to MDKVSDYIFVTNVIPQHICQDVLEEIKNKEWKPHTWYNYSANNFKSEPEKELDTLNTTQALQDKLAPFICQSVEEYMMKFAKQEDERIKSFIQTFTPIRFNRYRTGTMMRKHYDHIHSIFDGKYKGIPILSLLGVLNEGYEGGEFLFSSDYEVKLKAGDMLVFPSNFMYPHEVKEVTKGERYTFVGWAF; encoded by the coding sequence ATGGATAAGGTATCGGATTATATTTTTGTGACCAACGTGATTCCTCAACATATTTGCCAAGACGTTCTTGAGGAAATTAAAAACAAAGAGTGGAAGCCCCATACCTGGTATAACTATTCAGCCAATAATTTTAAATCCGAGCCTGAGAAAGAATTAGATACCCTTAATACCACCCAAGCCCTACAGGATAAGTTAGCCCCGTTTATTTGCCAATCCGTCGAAGAATATATGATGAAGTTTGCGAAACAAGAAGATGAACGCATTAAAAGTTTTATCCAAACCTTCACCCCCATACGGTTTAACCGGTACCGCACTGGGACCATGATGAGGAAACATTACGATCATATTCATTCCATTTTTGACGGGAAATATAAAGGCATTCCCATCTTGTCCTTATTAGGGGTGCTGAACGAGGGCTATGAAGGGGGCGAATTTTTATTCTCTTCCGACTACGAGGTAAAACTTAAAGCCGGAGATATGCTCGTCTTTCCCTCGAACTTTATGTATCCACATGAAGTCAAAGAAGTCACGAAAGGGGAACGATACACGTTTGTGGGTTGGGCATTTTAA